Proteins found in one Syngnathus acus chromosome 9, fSynAcu1.2, whole genome shotgun sequence genomic segment:
- the LOC119126693 gene encoding zinc finger protein 554-like isoform X2 — protein sequence MSVTQSSSSKFHHLRTFVNERLTAAAEEIFGVFEKTIAAYEEEMDRQRRLLDVVCKPSGPSHITESPERGLCSQDSITSVEQELLEPSHIKVEQEEHFSNCAVWPLALTDNTKDYLISDNLASTSTCSIKMERRNQEDRTSNLENASSAVNNQAAMFEQPFHGGGGGLHMDSDAYAQAKPFVCDICGKGFGFKRYLAQHMITHSTEKPYSCGRCRKTFRRMQGLQIHMRCHTGEKPYFCKTCGKRFCQSSSLRVHLRVHTGEKPYSCTTCGTGFSSLPVLRNHMVRVHDGNMLYVASSGERNSVLWPN from the exons ATGTCGGTGACGCAATCGAGCTCGTCCAAATTCCATCACTTGAGGACGTTCGTCAACGAGCGACTCACTGCCGCGGCTGAAGAAATATTTGGTGTCTTTGAGAAAACCATCGCCGCCTACGAAGAAGAGATGGACCGTCAGCGCAGACTTCTggacgtcgtctgcaaacctAGCGGACCTTCACACATTACAG agtccccagagaGGGGTTTGTGTTCCCAAGACAGCATCACCAGTGTGGAGCAGGAGCTCCTTGAACCTTCGCACATTAAAGTGGAACAAGAGGAACACTTTTCCAACTGTGCAGTTTGGCCGCTGGCTTTGACAG ATAATACCAAAGATTATCTAATTAGCGACAACCTGGCTTCTACATCCACCTGCAGTATCAAAATGGAACGTCGCAACCAGGAGGACAGGACGTCGAACTTGGAGAACGCCTCGTCAGCCGTCAACAATCAGGCGGCGATGTTTGAGCAGCCTTttcacggcggcggcggcggcctccACATGGATTCGGACGCGTATGCGCAGGCCAAGCCTTTCGTTTGCGACATCTGCGGGAAGGGCTTCGGATTCAAGCGCTACCTGGCGCAGCACATGATCACCCACTCGACGGAGAAGCCGTACTCGTGCGGCAGGTGTCGCAAGACCTTCCGGCGGATGCAGGGCTTGCAGATACACATGCGGTGTCACACGGGTGAGAAGCCGTATTTCTGCAAAACCTGCGGCAAGAGATTCTGCCAGAGCTCCTCGCTCAGGGTTCACCTGAGAGTCCACACGGGGGAGAAGCCGTACTCGTGCACCACGTGCGGGACCGGGTTCAGTAGCCTGCCGGTGTTGAGGAACCACATGGTGAGGGTCCACGACGGCAACATGCTGTACGTTGCCTCGTCTGGGGAGAGGAACTCGGTTCTGTGGCCCAACTGA
- the LOC119126693 gene encoding RB-associated KRAB zinc finger protein-like isoform X1, with translation MSVTQSSSSKFHHLRTFVNERLTAAAEEIFGVFEKTIAAYEEEMDRQRRLLDVVCKPSGPSHITESPERGLCSQDSITSVEQELLEPSHIKVEQEEHFSNCAVWPLALTGDHNEGQADKEAIDFTEHDDFDVSEPSSDNQIVFRDFYPDNTKDYLISDNLASTSTCSIKMERRNQEDRTSNLENASSAVNNQAAMFEQPFHGGGGGLHMDSDAYAQAKPFVCDICGKGFGFKRYLAQHMITHSTEKPYSCGRCRKTFRRMQGLQIHMRCHTGEKPYFCKTCGKRFCQSSSLRVHLRVHTGEKPYSCTTCGTGFSSLPVLRNHMVRVHDGNMLYVASSGERNSVLWPN, from the exons ATGTCGGTGACGCAATCGAGCTCGTCCAAATTCCATCACTTGAGGACGTTCGTCAACGAGCGACTCACTGCCGCGGCTGAAGAAATATTTGGTGTCTTTGAGAAAACCATCGCCGCCTACGAAGAAGAGATGGACCGTCAGCGCAGACTTCTggacgtcgtctgcaaacctAGCGGACCTTCACACATTACAG agtccccagagaGGGGTTTGTGTTCCCAAGACAGCATCACCAGTGTGGAGCAGGAGCTCCTTGAACCTTCGCACATTAAAGTGGAACAAGAGGAACACTTTTCCAACTGTGCAGTTTGGCCGCTGGCTTTGACAGGTGACCACAACGAAGGCCAAGCGGACAAAGAAGCCATCGACTTCACGGAACACGACGACTTTGACGTCTCCGAACCGAGCAGCGATAATCAAATCGTCTTCCGTGACTTTTATCCAGATAATACCAAAGATTATCTAATTAGCGACAACCTGGCTTCTACATCCACCTGCAGTATCAAAATGGAACGTCGCAACCAGGAGGACAGGACGTCGAACTTGGAGAACGCCTCGTCAGCCGTCAACAATCAGGCGGCGATGTTTGAGCAGCCTTttcacggcggcggcggcggcctccACATGGATTCGGACGCGTATGCGCAGGCCAAGCCTTTCGTTTGCGACATCTGCGGGAAGGGCTTCGGATTCAAGCGCTACCTGGCGCAGCACATGATCACCCACTCGACGGAGAAGCCGTACTCGTGCGGCAGGTGTCGCAAGACCTTCCGGCGGATGCAGGGCTTGCAGATACACATGCGGTGTCACACGGGTGAGAAGCCGTATTTCTGCAAAACCTGCGGCAAGAGATTCTGCCAGAGCTCCTCGCTCAGGGTTCACCTGAGAGTCCACACGGGGGAGAAGCCGTACTCGTGCACCACGTGCGGGACCGGGTTCAGTAGCCTGCCGGTGTTGAGGAACCACATGGTGAGGGTCCACGACGGCAACATGCTGTACGTTGCCTCGTCTGGGGAGAGGAACTCGGTTCTGTGGCCCAACTGA
- the erap1b gene encoding endoplasmic reticulum aminopeptidase 1b, which translates to MFVAALRLVVFLHLGQAFGAQLPHLSLHDVTGAQPFPWHQMRLPQTVIPVHYDLTIHPNLTTLTFTGVVRIQLDVQEDTKAIILHAKQLKTFNARLKTPEGMKSLQILENSIYQQLALMSDEVIPQGEDYEVHLEFSANLSDSYHGFYKSSYRTSSGERRIMACTQFEATFARAAFPCFDEPAFKANFTIAIIREPQHIALSNMPKTKSVALPGDMFEDHFATTVKMSTYLVAFIVSDFHSVSKTSQHGVKISVYAVAEKINQTDFALDAAVKLLDFYDDYFDIPYPLPKQDLAAIPDFQSGAMENWGLTTYREAALLFHPEKSSISDKVQIAKIIAHELAHQWFGNLVTMEWWNDLWLNEGFAKFMELIAVDVTYPELQASDLFLGKCYNAMEVDSLTSSHPVSTRVENPTEIQEMFDEMSYDKGACVLNMLKGFLTPEVFEVGIVRYLKRYSYRNTVNSHLWESLTNVCDLNDLPGAPSKQKQFCSKLTLPSGALYDGEKFDIKSIMETWTLQTGFPLVNIELKSRKLLLTQQRYLKMEPPPASSSTSTDDTDDPTHDEKSIWKIPLTYKTSDSATTYHHLMKSPVDLLRLPNNVDWVKFNVDMNGYYIVHYGKDGWKNLIKLLHYNHTALSSKDRVSLMHDVFRLASIKKVSLETALELASYLPKETDIMTVTQGFQELIPIYKLIERREIGPLEDGMKTFMLDLFKNLIDTQKWDDSGSSSERTMRSYLLLFACVRNYTPCVTKAKHIFNLWKDSDGQISLPVDITLAVYVVGAQTEEGWDFLFDFYRRTLQMSVQDRIRIALTISPLYKKLKWLLEQSLLGEVVKTQELPHVVVSISRNPRGHRLAWDFLRANWATLIKKFEVGSSSIAHMVTGVTSLYSTKTMLISVGKFFSSLEVETGSEMRCIQQAYDTITDNIQWAETNLPLLQSWLRKRQRVTHEDL; encoded by the exons ATGTTCGTGGCTGCTCTTCGCTTGGTGGTCTTTCTTCACCTGGGCCAAGCGTTTGGGGCACAGCTCCCACACTTAAGTCTGCATGACGTCACCGGCGCTCAGCCGTTCCCCTGGCATCAGATGAGACTCCCGCAAACCGTCATCCCCGTCCATTACGACCTGACCATTCACCCCAATCTGACCACTCTGACCTTCACCGGCGTGGTTCGCATCCAGTTGGATGTGCAAGAAGACACCAAAGCTATCATTTTGCACGCCAAGCAGTTGAAGACCTTCAACGCCAGGCTCAAGACGCCCGAGGGGATGAAGTCTCTTCAGATTTTGGAGAACTCCATTTACCAGCAGCTTGCTCTGATGTCAGATGAAGTGATCCCTCAAGGGGAGGACTACGAGGTCCATTTGGAATTTTCCGCAAATCTCTCAGACAGCTACCATGGTTTTTATAAGAGCAGCTACCGCACCAGCAGTGGGGAGCGCCG GATCATGGCCTGCACGCAGTTTGAAGCCACCTTTGCCCGAGCAGCCTTCCCTTGTTTCGATGAGCCCGCCTTTAAAGCCAACTTCACCATCGCCATCATTCGGGAACCGCAACACATAGCCCTTTCCAATATGCCCAAG ACAAAATCGGTCGCATTGCCAGGAGATATGTTTGAGGATCACTTTGCCACCACAGTGAAGATGAGCACATACTTGGTAGCCTTCATCGTGTCTGACTTTCACTCTGTGAGCAAGACGAGCCAACATGGCGTCAAG ATTTCCGTCTACGCCGTCGCTGAGAAAATCAACCAGACGGACTTCGCGCTGGACGCCGCTGTGAAGCTGCTCGACTTTTACGACGACTACTTCGATATTCCTTACCCGCTCCCCAAACAGG ACCTGGCCGCCATCCCCGATTTCCAGTCGGGGGCGATGGAGAACTGGGGTCTGACCACCTACAGAGAGGCCGCCCTTCTCTTCCACCCGGAAAAATCCTCCATTTCGGACAAAGTGCAAATCGCCAAGATTATCGCTCACGAGCTTGCGCACCAG TGGTTTGGCAACTTGGTGACGATGGAGTGGTGGAATGACCTGTGGCTCAACGAGGGTTTTGCCAAGTTTATGGAGTTGATCGCCGTGGACGTCACCTACCCGGAGCTCCAAGCG AGTGACTTATTCTTGGGGAAGTGCTACAACGCCATGGAGGTGGACAGTCTCACCTCATCACACCCCGTTTCCACCCGGGTGGAAAACCCCACTGAGATCCAGGAAATGTTTGATGAAATGTCTTACGATAAG GGAGCGTGCGTTCTGAATATGCTGAAAGGCTTCCTGACACCTGAAGTGTTCGAGGTGGGGATCGTTCGCTACTTGAAGCGCTACAGCTACAGAAACACCGTCAACAGCCACCTGTGGGAGAGCTTGACCAAC GTTTGCGATCTGAATGATCTACCAGGCGcgccatcaaagcaaaaacaattcTGCTCCAAGCTCACCCTGCCATCTGGAGCATTA TACGATGGGGAGAAGTTTGACATCAAGAGCATCATGGAAACGTGGACGCTACAGACGGGATTTCCGCTAGTCAACATTGAATTAAAATCTCGCAAGCTCCTGCTCACCCAGCAGCGTTACCTGAAGATGGAGCCTCCGCCCGCCTCCTCCTCTACCTCCACCGACGACACCGACGACCCCACCCATGAcgagaa GTCCATTTGGAAAATTCCACTGACATACAAGACAAGCGACTCTGCCACAACATACCATCACCTGATGAAATCCCCAGTAG ATCTCCTGCGCCTCCCAAACAATGTGGACTGGGTTAAGTTCAACGTGGACATGAACGGCTACTACATCGTTCACTACGGCAAAGACGGGTGGAAGAATCTGATTAAACTGCTGCACTACAACCACACGGCGCTCAGCAGCAAGGACCGTGTCAGCCTCATGCATGACGTCTTCCGGCTAGCCAG catCAAGAAGGTTAGCTTGGAAACAGCCCTGGAGCTCGCCTCATATCTGCCCAAAGAGACCGACATCATGACCGTGACTCAGGGCTTCCAAGAGCTCATCCCGATCTATAAACTGATAGAAAGAAGGGAAATTGGACCTCTGGAAGACGGCATGAAG ACTTTTATGCTGGACCTGTTCAAGAATTTGATCGACACTCAGAAGTGGGACGACTCCGGTTCGTCGTCCGAGCGGACGATGCGTAGCTACCTGCTGCTGTTTGCCTGTGTCAGGAACTACACTCCTTGCGTGACCAAAGCCAAGCACATATTCAACCTTTGGAAGGACTCGGACGGCCAAATAAG CCTCCCCGTCGACATCACCTTGGCCGTGTACGTTGTCGGGGCTCAAACAGAGGAAGGCTGGGACTTCCTCTTTGACTTCTACCGCCGGACTTTGCAAATGTCCGTCCAGGACCGCATCAGGATTGCCTTGACCATCAGCCCGTTGTATAAAAAGCTCAAGTG GCTTCTGGAGCAGAGTCTTCTGGGTGAAGTGGTGAAAACTCAAGAGCTCCCACATGTGGTGGTCTCGATCAGCAGGAACCCCCGAGGCCACAGACTAGCGTGGGACTTCCTCCGAGCGAACTGGGCGACCCTGATCAAAAA GTTTGAAGTTGGCTCCTCCTCCATAGCGCACATGGTGACGGGAGTGACCAGCCTGTATTCCACAAAAACGATGCTCATATCG GTGGGAAAATTCTTCAGCTCTCTGGAGGTGGAGACGGGCTCAGAGATGCGATGTATCCAGCAGGCCTACGACACCATCACCGATAACATACAATGGGCCGAGACCAACTTGCCCTTACTGCAGTCCTGGCTGAGAAAACGCCAGAGAGTTACTCACGAGGACTTGTGA
- the LOC119126664 gene encoding protein FAM214B, producing the protein MRHIHVELSHKKAQLELPAQEGDLPPPTAPALGPDSAAVRPGAARHFDQEDLRHQKVYQLSIFSQLGGFATSTESHSDSQPRPVRLGVKRGLEEPPLTHKRPHVADCPDIDGLEGGVLCGPAPMPAVLMGLVKSSGGCGSLYSCAQTEHRDSEGGGLPRSPPLSPSHNPSRRPAQHNHDRPVPDVFSPLSPKSPPMCDPSLGSSARPEAPNGGGRAPAYSVGSPANESCGNGAAGGQPSPHLYDTPAYEPASPASPPGPFSPPHHTELQEPGEATQWDVGLESSPPERSATQTAASSSNGLLASWEKTPGANGHRLSAAGHWPAKKRLLSPSETAESCSEDEGPSTSKRSRLSLLAPGLGSCRSTDAKAAPYWNHLLPSKCATDCTRSGRRLKSSPRVKSRQLRSGRHADSRTLARSSWPSSSISRSLLGNFEESMLKGRFSPSGRIEGFTAEIGASGSYCPQHVTLPVQVTYYDISEHSAPSPFLGLISLEKLGKKGYSIPKAGTIQVTLFNPNKTVVKMFLVTYNFDDMPTNHMTFLRHRIFLMPVEEDGDGKKQGSAGSVPLDCRKILCYLIHLRFHSSKSGKIYLHNDIRLLFSRKPVEVDTGIPYELKSFTEVPSNPKYSPRV; encoded by the exons ATGCGGCACATTCATGTGGAGCTTTCTCACAAAAAAGCTCAACTGGAGCTTCCAGCCCAGGAGGGGGACCTGCCTCCTCCCACGGCACCTGCACTGGGCCCGGACTCTGCCGCCGTCAGACCGGGGGCTGCCCGGCACTTTGACCAAGAGGATTTGCGCCATCAAAAGGTCTATCAACTCTCCATTTTCTCACAGTTAGGTGGTTTTGCTACCTCCACTGAGTCCCACAGTGATAGCCAACCCAGGCCTGTTCGTTTGGGCGTGAAAAGAGGGCTGGAGGAGCCTCCGTTGACTCACAAGCGCCCCCATGTGGCGGATTGCCCTGACATCGATGGACTCGAGGGAGGAGTGCTGTGTGGGCCGGCTCCGATGCCAGCGGTGTTGATGGGGCTAGTGAAGAGCTCCGGTGGTTGTGGTTCGCTCTATTCTTGCGCACAAACGGAGCACAGAGACTCTGAGGGCGGGGGGTTGCCCAGATCCCCCCCGCTGTCCCCGAGCCACAACCCCTCCCGTCGTCCGGCTCAGCACAATCACGACAGGCCCGTTCCCGACGTGTTCTCTCCCCTCTCGCCAAAATCCCCCCCAATGTGCGACCCTTCTCTGGGAAGCTCAGCCAGACCCGAAGCGCCAAACGGGGGCGGGCGCGCACCCGCTTATTCCGTCGGAAGCCCCGCAAATGAGAGTTGTGGCAATGGCGCGGCCGGAGGCCAGCCCAGCCCTCATTTGTACGACACGCCCGCATACGAGCCCGCCAGTCCCGCCAgccccccgggccccttctcTCCCCCGCACCACACAGAACTCCAAGAACCAGGAGAGGCCACGCAATGGGACGTGGGGCTGGAATCTTCCCCACCTGAGAGGAGTGCCACCCAGACTGCTGCTTCTTCCTCAAACGGGCTGCTGGCTTCGTGGGAAAAGACCCCCGGCGCCAACGGACACCGTTTGTCAGCGGCGGGCCACTGGCCGGCCAAGAAGAGGTTGCTGTCGCCCAGCGAAACGGCCGAGTCGTGCTCGGAGGACGAGGGCCCGTCCACCTCCAAGAGGAGCAGGCTTTCCTTGCTGGCTCCGGGGCTGGGATCGTGCCGTAGCACTGACGCTAAAGCTGCCCCGTACTGGAACCACCTTCTTCCTTCTAAG TGTGCCACAGACTGTACGAGGTCAGGGAGACGACTGAAAAGCAGTCCGCGTGTAAAAAG CCGCCAGTTACGCAGCGGTCGACATGCGGACAGCAGAACCTTGGCCCGTTCCAGCTGGCCCTCTTCTTCCATCAGCAGATCACTTTTAGGAAACTTTGAG GAGTCAATGCTAAAGGGACGCTTCTCGCCATCGGGCCGCATCGAAGGCTTCACGGCGGAGATCGGCGCCAGCGGCTCCTACTGCCCGCAGCACGTCACGTTGCCCGTGCAGGTTACGTACTACGACATCTCCGAGCACAGCGCCCCCTCGCCCTTCCTG GGTTTGATATCCCTGGAGAAGCTTGGAAAGAAAGGCTACAGCATACCCAAAGCAGGGACCATTCAAGTG ACCTTATTTAATCCCAACAAAACTGTGGTAAAGATGTTCCTGGTGACGTACAACTTTGACGACATGCCTACCAATCACATGACCTTCCTGCGCCATCGCATCTTCCTGATGCCCGTCGAGGAGGACGGAGACGGGAAGAAACAGGGCTCGGCAGGGAGCGTGCCGCTAGACTGCAGGAAGATTCTCTGCTACCTGATACATCTCAG attccaCAGCTCCAAATCTGGGAAGATCTACTTGCACAACGATATCCGGCTGCTATTCTCCCGCAAGCCCGTGGAAGTGGACACGGGGATCCCTTACGAGCTGAAATCTTTCACCGAGGTGCCAAGTAACCCCAAATACTCCCCCCGCGTGTGA